The following are from one region of the Chloroflexota bacterium genome:
- the xseA gene encoding exodeoxyribonuclease VII large subunit, whose amino-acid sequence MDEAWTVSALNHYIRAALETDYRLKDLVVVGEISNLSRPASGHLYFTLKDSAAAVRCVMWKAQAARLLYRPRDGDRAQVHGAVGVYEAAGQYQLYADWIQAEGQGDLFRQFTALKAKLEAEGLFDPNRKRSIPSQPHRLAIVTSPTGAALRDMLNVIRRRWPALEVILCPTPVQGDDAPPQIVDALSAANSIKPEVIIVARGGGSIEDLWAFNDEDVVRAIAASKAPVISGVGHETDFTLADFAADLRAPTPSAAAELATPNRLDLLADLRGQTERLAGALQSLARARRWALAERTAALRGLSPRAQLANSRQRLDDLTLRSLSATRHALEISRHRAGGLTQRLAALSPLAILQRGYAVVTRANTAHVIRSAAEVQPGDPLDVRVSQGKFTASVDSPQRHEDRKIHEGKKK is encoded by the coding sequence ATGGACGAAGCCTGGACGGTGAGCGCCCTCAACCACTACATTCGCGCAGCTCTGGAAACCGACTACCGGCTGAAAGACCTGGTCGTCGTCGGCGAAATTTCCAACCTCTCGCGGCCTGCCTCCGGCCACCTCTACTTCACCCTCAAAGACTCAGCCGCCGCCGTTCGTTGCGTGATGTGGAAGGCGCAGGCCGCCCGCCTGCTCTACCGCCCGCGCGACGGCGACCGTGCCCAAGTGCATGGCGCGGTTGGCGTGTACGAAGCCGCCGGCCAGTATCAACTCTACGCCGACTGGATTCAAGCCGAGGGCCAGGGCGACCTCTTCCGCCAGTTCACCGCCCTCAAAGCCAAACTTGAAGCCGAAGGCCTCTTCGACCCAAACCGCAAACGTTCCATCCCAAGCCAGCCACATCGCTTAGCCATCGTCACCTCGCCCACCGGCGCCGCCCTGCGCGACATGCTCAACGTCATCCGCCGCCGCTGGCCCGCCCTCGAAGTCATTCTGTGTCCGACCCCGGTTCAGGGCGACGATGCCCCGCCGCAAATTGTGGACGCCCTCTCTGCCGCTAACTCAATCAAGCCTGAAGTGATCATCGTCGCTCGCGGCGGCGGCTCCATCGAAGACCTGTGGGCCTTCAACGACGAAGACGTCGTTCGGGCCATCGCCGCCTCTAAAGCGCCCGTCATCTCCGGCGTGGGCCACGAAACCGACTTCACCCTGGCCGACTTCGCCGCCGACCTGCGCGCGCCCACGCCTTCTGCCGCTGCCGAGTTGGCAACACCCAACCGCCTCGACCTGCTGGCCGACCTTCGCGGCCAGACCGAACGGCTGGCTGGCGCGTTGCAAAGCCTCGCGCGCGCGCGCCGCTGGGCGCTGGCCGAACGAACAGCCGCCCTGCGCGGACTCTCGCCGCGCGCCCAACTTGCCAACTCGCGCCAGCGATTGGATGATCTGACTCTGCGCTCACTCTCGGCCACTCGCCATGCGCTGGAAATCAGCCGCCACCGCGCCGGCGGCCTGACCCAGCGTTTGGCCGCCCTCAGCCCGCTGGCCATCCTCCAGCGCGGCTACGCCGTCGTCACCCGCGCCAACACCGCCCACGTCATCCGCTCCGCCGCCGAAGTCCAACCCGGCGACCCGCTCGACGTGCGCGTGAGTCAAGGAAAATTCACGGCCAGCGTTGATTCACCACAAAGGCACGAAGACCGGAAGATTCACGAAGGAAAGAAGAAATGA